From Bacteroidota bacterium, a single genomic window includes:
- a CDS encoding YHYH protein — MRMKKAILTLCLMAGATASQAQLSPAVTAWLRNTTTTGSYYASGNSTAIPNNILVNCQRVEYSASNVYITTAGVPAYPTGPFLDGNPSNATNQNAIFKFPLNPTQNTGNPTATTGGNIGVFINGVALFDYRDGVAWNTTTNALCGGPGNPPCAGGPQATQSWNRDAVPAEKPGFDCSKGHPAMGNYHHHQNPSAFKLDLDVISTICNLYDADGLYAIDSTVHSPLIGYAYDGFPIYGAYGFANANGTGGITRIKSSYQLRNITVRTHHADGTDVPDGPAVGTTYYLGYWREDYEYISHAGQEDYLDEHNGRFCVTPEYPNGTYAYFATVDADWNSAYPYVVGPTFYGTYANRKVTSVTEPTTEYTGAVSISESDFDNMAISVYPNPASDLVAIQIGGLVQEDLTVELIDVTGRLIQQSKINAGQTIAYFDVQTVYDGIYLIKVSNDQYSTTKKVVVTKQ; from the coding sequence ATGAGAATGAAAAAAGCAATTCTAACACTTTGCTTGATGGCGGGCGCCACCGCAAGCCAAGCGCAACTCAGTCCTGCGGTCACCGCATGGTTGCGCAATACCACCACAACCGGCAGTTATTACGCAAGCGGCAACAGCACCGCGATTCCCAACAACATCTTGGTGAATTGCCAGCGCGTAGAATATTCGGCGAGCAACGTGTACATTACCACGGCGGGCGTACCAGCCTATCCGACGGGACCATTTTTGGACGGGAACCCTTCGAATGCCACGAATCAGAATGCGATTTTCAAATTTCCGTTGAATCCGACCCAGAACACGGGCAATCCGACCGCGACGACGGGGGGCAATATCGGCGTCTTCATCAATGGTGTGGCGCTGTTTGACTACCGCGACGGTGTCGCTTGGAATACAACCACCAACGCGCTTTGCGGCGGACCGGGCAATCCGCCTTGCGCGGGCGGACCGCAGGCTACACAGTCTTGGAACCGTGATGCCGTCCCAGCCGAAAAGCCCGGCTTCGACTGCTCCAAAGGCCACCCTGCGATGGGTAACTATCACCATCACCAGAATCCATCCGCCTTCAAGCTGGATTTGGACGTCATTTCCACGATTTGCAATCTCTACGATGCCGACGGATTGTACGCCATCGACAGCACGGTCCACAGCCCCCTGATCGGCTACGCCTACGACGGCTTCCCGATTTACGGTGCCTACGGCTTCGCCAATGCGAATGGCACAGGTGGCATCACCCGCATCAAATCGAGCTATCAACTCCGCAACATCACCGTGCGTACCCATCATGCAGACGGCACCGATGTTCCCGACGGACCAGCTGTGGGCACAACCTATTACCTCGGTTATTGGCGCGAAGACTACGAATACATCAGCCATGCAGGTCAAGAAGACTACCTTGACGAGCACAATGGCCGCTTTTGCGTGACGCCCGAGTACCCCAACGGAACCTATGCCTATTTCGCGACGGTCGATGCAGACTGGAATTCGGCCTATCCTTATGTCGTCGGCCCCACTTTCTACGGCACTTACGCCAACCGCAAGGTGACCTCCGTAACCGAACCGACGACGGAATACACAGGCGCCGTTTCGATCTCCGAATCCGATTTCGACAACATGGCCATCTCCGTGTACCCCAATCCAGCGTCTGACTTGGTCGCCATCCAAATCGGCGGCTTGGTGCAGGAGGACCTGACCGTCGAATTGATCGATGTCACCGGCCGATTGATCCAGCAATCCAAAATCAATGCTGGCCAGACGATTGCCTACTTCGATGTGCAGACGGTCTATGACGGCATTTACCTGATCAAAGTCTCCAATGATCAGTACAGCACCACCAAAAAGGTGGTGGTGACAAAGCAGTAA
- a CDS encoding DUF3788 family protein, whose protein sequence is MKNIFMEKSTKPASQDLQQALGDTFEIWRTLAAFAYKSSPGAIEAWTYGNTKTGWGFRISQNRKVLVHLLPRDKFFQVAFVFEQKATDAILASDISDELKAELKAAKVGLEGRAIKIEARDKAGLDDLKKLIAMQAAN, encoded by the coding sequence ATGAAGAACATTTTCATGGAAAAGAGTACCAAGCCCGCATCGCAGGACTTGCAACAGGCATTGGGAGATACTTTTGAAATTTGGCGCACGCTTGCAGCCTTTGCCTACAAATCTTCCCCGGGCGCGATTGAGGCTTGGACCTACGGCAATACCAAAACCGGCTGGGGATTCCGCATCAGCCAGAATCGCAAGGTGTTGGTTCACTTGCTCCCAAGGGACAAGTTCTTCCAAGTCGCCTTCGTTTTCGAACAAAAAGCAACTGATGCCATCTTGGCAAGTGATATTTCTGACGAGTTGAAAGCCGAACTCAAAGCCGCGAAAGTAGGCCTTGAGGGTCGTGCCATCAAAATCGAAGCACGCGACAAAGCTGGTCTCGACGACCTCAAGAAGCTGATCGCAATGCAGGCCGCCAACTAA
- a CDS encoding YceI family protein, producing MKSKWIIGMLGIVLFLTAVAAHRVITWKIGECYAIRFETEKVSGAFTQLSGRIEFNETDLSASLFDVAVATASIETGIGLKNKHARSENWFDAEKYPEIRFRSSSIVKVTNGYETRGTLDMHGVQKEIAIPFTFVQDTFKGTFSLNRLDYNLGATEGMQGSVGKELKIDLAVPVSK from the coding sequence ATGAAAAGCAAGTGGATCATTGGAATGTTGGGAATCGTGTTATTCCTGACTGCCGTTGCGGCGCACCGTGTAATCACCTGGAAAATCGGCGAATGTTATGCTATTCGTTTCGAGACCGAAAAGGTTTCCGGAGCATTTACGCAACTCAGCGGCAGGATCGAATTTAACGAAACCGACTTGTCGGCCTCCCTGTTTGATGTAGCCGTAGCGACGGCATCGATCGAGACCGGCATTGGCCTTAAAAACAAACATGCCCGCAGCGAAAATTGGTTTGATGCCGAGAAATACCCCGAGATCCGGTTCCGCAGCAGCAGCATCGTGAAGGTGACCAATGGCTATGAAACCCGAGGAACGCTCGATATGCACGGCGTGCAAAAGGAAATTGCAATTCCCTTCACGTTTGTGCAGGATACGTTCAAAGGAACCTTTTCCCTGAACCGACTGGATTACAACCTCGGTGCAACAGAAGGCATGCAAGGCAGCGTGGGCAAGGAGTTGAAGATCGACTTGGCGGTGCCGGTTTCAAAATAA
- a CDS encoding fatty acid desaturase produces MAFIDQVLQQPSYGWEDENGELIKPSKTQLVKELLSRVNIFKTKKNWSALVGWFWVMCLIPLVVLFFTYFFWWPYLLIGVLYGMVFMSTHGTIWYHRYSTHRAYKFKNAFWRILTQNLVVRLIPEEIYVVSHHVHHMKSDKPGDPYNASGGFLYCFLADTNHQPIAKDMSEEDYIRTTKFLTHTGIYINSYKQYQKWGSVTHPLPTMLHWVLNWAFWYGTFYLIGGHGLACAMFFGAMLWVLAVRTFNYQGHGGGEDKRQDGIDFNRRDMSINQTRPGLLGGEWHNNHHLYPNSARSGFLPYQWDNAWAYIWLLHKIGGIESYRDSKQQFLDDYYRPNKLAVSNKEEAKKTA; encoded by the coding sequence ATGGCTTTTATCGACCAAGTTTTGCAGCAACCTTCCTACGGTTGGGAAGATGAAAACGGCGAACTGATCAAACCTTCGAAAACTCAACTCGTGAAAGAGCTCCTTTCTCGTGTGAATATTTTCAAAACCAAGAAAAATTGGTCTGCTTTGGTCGGATGGTTCTGGGTGATGTGCTTGATTCCCTTGGTCGTCCTGTTTTTTACGTACTTTTTCTGGTGGCCTTACCTCCTCATCGGGGTGCTGTACGGAATGGTATTTATGAGCACCCATGGCACGATTTGGTACCACCGCTATTCCACGCACAGGGCCTACAAATTCAAGAATGCCTTTTGGCGAATTTTGACCCAAAACTTGGTTGTGCGGCTGATTCCGGAGGAGATTTATGTTGTCTCGCACCACGTCCACCATATGAAATCAGACAAGCCGGGCGATCCTTACAATGCCTCTGGAGGGTTCTTGTATTGCTTCTTGGCGGACACCAATCATCAGCCGATCGCCAAGGACATGAGTGAGGAGGACTACATCCGCACGACGAAGTTCCTGACGCATACCGGGATCTACATCAACAGCTACAAACAATACCAAAAATGGGGTTCGGTGACGCATCCCTTGCCGACGATGCTCCATTGGGTGCTCAATTGGGCATTTTGGTACGGCACCTTCTACCTGATTGGCGGTCATGGACTGGCTTGTGCCATGTTTTTCGGGGCCATGCTCTGGGTCTTGGCGGTGCGGACATTTAACTACCAAGGCCATGGCGGTGGTGAGGACAAGCGGCAGGACGGAATTGACTTTAACCGGCGCGACATGTCGATCAACCAAACACGGCCGGGTTTGCTCGGCGGCGAATGGCACAACAATCACCATTTGTACCCCAACAGCGCCCGCTCCGGATTTCTGCCTTATCAATGGGACAATGCCTGGGCCTATATCTGGCTCCTGCACAAAATCGGCGGCATCGAATCCTATCGCGACTCCAAACAGCAGTTTTTGGATGATTATTACCGTCCCAATAAGTTGGCTGTCAGTAATAAAGAGGAAGCGAAAAAGACGGCTTAG
- a CDS encoding PKD domain-containing protein — MKKQTTLVFFIACLVLVSSTFGQTIQNVNPSTTTAGQSITMIITGNNTNFTTVTGAWLRHQVQTGTMYHGLNFTPNNATNATVNFNIPPNAPLGNYRLETIGGFFNFFNALNVGVGPGSNYGYISGKVISDANSNCIENVGEAAFANTIITLTPGPYYLTTGPQGDYGGWIPLGNYTLSVPAISTSCGNWVCPGTGSQTASIPTSMSQDNGNDFYWHDGLCTDLGTSNYSLAYRPGFSTNNYVRFFNAGTVAATNVTATYILDPLVTFVSATPAPTSVVGNVVSWLIPSMPGGYNQSFLVVTSTSSLTPLSTPLTFVSNIPVVGNDPLPGNNSRTRTQLVVGSSDPNDKRVWDANGNIAEGPVDPSTNLLRYMIRFQNTGTDTAFNIVVRDTLSQYLDAGSLRVTGASHNYQVSLTGQRNVQFTFPNILLLDSFANEPLSHGYIAYEINLNAGVPVGTTITNRAGNYFDFMPPVPTNTTSTTLCALLTAGYSHTNTGLNYSFTNASTGAATSWQWDFGDGGTSTAQNPTHTYASNGSFIVCLTIGNGCRTETFCDTVTTCQVPVAAFTSNPSGLQVAFTDQSHPTVTTWAWDFGDGGTSNLQNPSHTYAANGTYNVCLTATNSCSTETVCHTVTVCALLNEAFTSTVVSALSVDFQDLSDASATTWAWDFGDGGTSTVQNPNHVYASLGAYNVCLTVSSGCATGTTCDSIALAVGLEDALGMTVQLYPNPSAGLFVLEVNAETVGDLGIMIFDAKGTCVLQKTVQVGLGEIQEHLDLSTHSSGLYLIQLERDGLVHSLRMQKQ, encoded by the coding sequence ATGAAGAAGCAAACAACATTGGTATTCTTCATTGCTTGCCTTGTTTTGGTTTCTTCCACATTTGGACAAACCATCCAAAATGTAAACCCTTCGACGACGACTGCTGGACAGAGCATCACGATGATCATCACTGGCAACAACACCAACTTCACGACGGTGACCGGCGCTTGGCTGCGGCATCAGGTCCAGACCGGGACAATGTATCACGGGCTGAATTTTACCCCAAACAATGCCACCAATGCCACGGTGAATTTCAATATCCCGCCCAATGCACCGCTTGGAAACTACCGTTTGGAAACTATCGGAGGCTTTTTCAACTTTTTCAATGCGTTGAATGTGGGGGTCGGGCCTGGCTCCAACTACGGTTATATCAGCGGAAAGGTGATCAGTGATGCCAACAGCAATTGCATCGAAAACGTTGGGGAGGCCGCTTTTGCAAATACCATCATCACGCTGACACCGGGCCCATACTACCTCACGACAGGTCCGCAAGGTGATTATGGCGGATGGATTCCATTGGGCAATTATACCCTTTCTGTGCCTGCGATAAGTACGAGCTGCGGCAATTGGGTTTGTCCAGGCACGGGTTCTCAAACAGCCAGCATCCCTACATCCATGAGCCAAGACAACGGAAACGACTTCTATTGGCATGATGGGCTCTGCACGGATCTGGGTACCTCCAACTATTCGCTTGCCTATCGCCCCGGGTTCTCTACCAATAACTACGTTCGCTTTTTCAACGCGGGAACCGTTGCAGCCACGAATGTAACTGCCACCTATATACTCGACCCCTTGGTCACCTTTGTTTCAGCCACTCCTGCCCCGACTTCGGTCGTAGGAAATGTGGTAAGTTGGCTGATTCCATCAATGCCCGGGGGGTATAACCAATCGTTTTTGGTGGTTACCAGTACATCCAGTCTAACGCCACTTAGTACGCCTTTAACCTTTGTGAGCAATATTCCCGTGGTCGGAAACGACCCTCTCCCGGGCAACAATTCGCGTACTCGTACGCAATTGGTCGTTGGCTCATCTGACCCCAACGACAAGCGGGTTTGGGATGCGAATGGCAACATTGCCGAAGGTCCGGTGGACCCAAGCACCAACTTGCTCAGATACATGATTCGGTTCCAAAATACAGGTACCGATACTGCGTTCAACATCGTCGTACGAGATACATTGAGTCAGTACTTGGATGCGGGATCCTTGCGTGTGACGGGCGCAAGCCACAATTATCAAGTTTCGCTCACCGGGCAGCGCAATGTGCAGTTTACATTTCCTAACATCTTGTTGCTGGACAGCTTTGCCAATGAGCCGCTGAGCCATGGCTATATCGCCTACGAGATCAATCTGAACGCTGGTGTGCCTGTAGGTACGACCATCACCAATCGCGCGGGCAATTATTTCGACTTTATGCCGCCGGTTCCCACGAATACGACGAGTACCACACTCTGTGCGCTCCTGACCGCCGGCTATTCGCATACCAACACCGGCCTGAATTATTCCTTTACCAATGCCAGCACCGGCGCGGCCACCTCCTGGCAATGGGACTTTGGTGATGGCGGTACGTCTACTGCTCAAAACCCGACGCATACCTACGCTTCCAACGGCAGCTTCATCGTCTGCCTCACCATTGGAAACGGTTGTCGCACAGAAACCTTTTGCGATACCGTAACCACCTGTCAGGTGCCCGTTGCCGCATTTACCTCCAATCCAAGCGGATTACAGGTCGCATTCACTGACCAAAGCCATCCGACAGTCACGACATGGGCTTGGGACTTTGGGGATGGCGGCACCTCCAACCTGCAAAACCCCAGTCATACCTACGCAGCCAATGGCACCTATAACGTTTGCCTCACGGCAACAAATAGCTGCAGCACCGAGACGGTTTGCCATACTGTCACGGTTTGCGCGCTATTGAATGAGGCCTTTACTTCCACTGTCGTGAGTGCCCTTTCTGTGGACTTCCAAGACCTTTCCGATGCCTCGGCGACAACTTGGGCTTGGGATTTTGGTGATGGCGGCACTTCCACCGTCCAAAACCCCAACCACGTATATGCCAGCTTGGGTGCCTACAACGTCTGCCTCACCGTTTCGAGCGGTTGCGCAACGGGCACGACCTGCGACTCGATTGCCCTTGCTGTCGGATTGGAAGACGCGCTCGGCATGACAGTGCAGTTGTACCCCAACCCAAGTGCAGGTTTGTTTGTCTTGGAAGTCAACGCTGAAACCGTCGGCGACTTGGGAATTATGATTTTTGACGCCAAGGGCACTTGCGTACTCCAAAAAACGGTGCAAGTAGGTTTGGGCGAAATCCAGGAGCACCTCGACTTGTCAACCCATTCCTCTGGATTGTACTTGATCCAATTGGAGCGTGACGGGTTGGTGCATAGCTTGAGAATGCAGAAGCAATAG
- a CDS encoding AI-2E family transporter — MNELPGYVRFTMIALGITLVLVAMVLGQFLLVPLAWAILLTLMVLPLAEWWERRVKIRALASVLTVLTLMIGIGGVLVLLASQAFGLAKDAPEIALKLATTIETLRHFADAQLGLPFDEQPEQFRVQFADATSGIAGTVASTVQSTLTSVALMLVVPIYMFFLLTYRALFHRFVSTMTLSKNKKHIFQTLGDVSHTVQRYLRGVGIEVVIVSVLVLILFLILGIKHALFFAVLVALLNIIPYLGVLIGSTISVAYAFVTTDSLLTPVLVFVFLWVIQIIDNNFVVPFVVGQQIKLNPLAIILVVVLGGMVWGVSGMILFIPILGMIKVIMDESPSLKPYGGLLGEGEPAGRKKTV, encoded by the coding sequence ATGAATGAACTACCTGGCTATGTACGTTTCACGATGATTGCACTTGGGATTACCTTGGTGCTTGTCGCGATGGTCCTCGGGCAGTTTCTGTTGGTGCCACTTGCCTGGGCTATTTTGCTCACGCTGATGGTATTGCCGCTTGCAGAATGGTGGGAGAGAAGGGTCAAAATCCGGGCCTTGGCTTCGGTATTGACAGTGCTGACGCTGATGATCGGGATCGGTGGGGTTTTGGTTCTGTTGGCATCGCAGGCATTCGGCTTGGCCAAGGACGCCCCTGAAATTGCACTTAAATTGGCTACGACCATCGAGACGCTGCGACATTTTGCAGACGCTCAGCTGGGCCTTCCATTTGACGAGCAGCCTGAACAGTTCAGGGTGCAATTTGCCGATGCAACATCCGGAATTGCTGGAACCGTTGCGAGTACCGTTCAAAGTACACTTACATCGGTTGCCTTGATGCTGGTGGTGCCGATTTACATGTTTTTTCTGCTGACCTACCGTGCGCTGTTTCACCGGTTTGTGTCTACCATGACCTTGAGCAAAAACAAGAAACATATTTTCCAAACGCTGGGCGATGTGTCTCATACGGTGCAGCGGTACCTCCGCGGCGTCGGGATTGAAGTTGTGATCGTTTCAGTATTGGTGCTGATCCTGTTTTTGATTCTGGGCATCAAACATGCGCTCTTTTTTGCTGTTTTGGTCGCCTTGCTCAACATCATCCCTTATCTGGGAGTATTGATCGGGTCCACGATTTCCGTCGCCTACGCATTCGTTACGACCGACAGCCTGCTCACGCCGGTATTGGTTTTTGTCTTTTTGTGGGTCATTCAAATCATTGACAACAATTTTGTCGTGCCGTTTGTCGTGGGACAACAAATCAAGCTGAATCCTCTGGCGATCATTTTGGTCGTGGTCTTGGGTGGAATGGTCTGGGGCGTCTCAGGCATGATCCTGTTCATCCCGATTCTCGGCATGATCAAGGTAATCATGGATGAGTCACCTTCGCTGAAACCGTATGGGGGACTGCTAGGGGAGGGAGAACCTGCTGGTCGCAAGAAAACCGTTTGA
- a CDS encoding YtxH domain-containing protein has translation MNSTVKVILGVLAGLAVGTMLGVLFAPNKGTDTRKKITKKGEDYVDSIKEKFSDFLEGITDRFEKAKEEGSEMISNGKAKLEHAEREAKSVRA, from the coding sequence ATGAATTCTACTGTAAAAGTAATTTTGGGCGTATTGGCTGGCCTCGCTGTCGGCACCATGTTAGGCGTATTGTTTGCCCCAAACAAAGGAACAGACACCCGCAAAAAAATCACCAAAAAGGGTGAGGACTATGTAGATTCCATCAAGGAAAAATTCTCGGATTTCCTCGAAGGCATCACCGATCGCTTTGAGAAAGCCAAAGAAGAAGGCTCGGAAATGATTTCCAATGGCAAAGCCAAATTGGAGCATGCTGAACGCGAAGCTAAATCAGTCAGGGCCTAA
- a CDS encoding serine hydrolase produces the protein MKSSSTLKYGLWSALLFFVCLSATSCNKDKSIDPEDAADFEAYLADEMDAQHISAASVVLFRGNSVLYEKYEGLADRENGTALNADQVFLLASVSKTITAVALMQLFDQGRFTLETPINDHLDFDVIHPDFSTPITFRHLLTHTSGIIDGPSTDDQYYYGQDSPVPLATYMRDYLTPSGQFYDAQQNFDSFEPGEGYEYSNIGSALMGVLVEQISGIGFNDYCKQNIFQPLGLTRTFWRLSEIDTTTIVRPYTYDRREFQPLQHYTFTDYPNGGLRSNGLDMMKFCAAIANGGEFNGTRILQASTVAEMLKLQISDLDETQGLSFYIQHASENLWGHEGGESGVSTVVAFNPDNQTGAIVLTNADDADLLGVVVSAYRLAMKL, from the coding sequence ATGAAAAGTTCCTCAACCCTGAAGTATGGCCTTTGGTCGGCACTTCTGTTTTTTGTTTGCCTCTCCGCTACAAGCTGCAACAAAGACAAAAGCATCGACCCGGAGGATGCTGCAGACTTTGAAGCCTATTTGGCTGATGAAATGGATGCGCAGCATATTTCGGCTGCCTCCGTGGTGCTTTTCCGGGGCAATTCAGTTCTCTATGAAAAATATGAAGGCCTGGCGGACCGGGAAAACGGAACTGCATTGAATGCCGATCAGGTCTTTTTGTTGGCTTCCGTTTCCAAGACCATTACAGCTGTCGCCTTGATGCAATTGTTTGACCAAGGCCGCTTTACCTTGGAAACACCGATCAACGATCACCTTGACTTCGACGTCATTCACCCGGACTTCAGCACGCCGATCACCTTCCGGCATTTGCTCACGCATACCTCGGGCATCATCGACGGCCCCTCTACGGACGATCAATACTATTATGGCCAAGACAGCCCCGTTCCGCTTGCGACTTACATGCGCGACTACCTCACACCTTCCGGCCAATTCTATGATGCGCAACAAAATTTTGACAGCTTTGAGCCTGGCGAAGGCTACGAATACAGCAACATCGGATCAGCTTTGATGGGCGTGTTGGTAGAGCAGATCAGCGGAATCGGCTTCAATGATTATTGCAAGCAAAATATTTTCCAACCTCTGGGCCTGACGCGCACTTTTTGGCGCCTCAGCGAAATCGACACGACCACCATCGTGCGCCCTTACACCTACGACCGCCGCGAATTCCAGCCTTTGCAGCACTATACATTCACCGATTACCCCAACGGCGGCTTGCGCTCCAATGGGCTGGACATGATGAAGTTTTGTGCAGCCATCGCCAATGGCGGCGAATTCAACGGCACCCGCATACTTCAAGCATCCACCGTTGCTGAAATGCTGAAATTGCAGATTTCAGACCTCGATGAGACCCAAGGTTTGAGCTTTTACATCCAACATGCATCGGAGAATCTTTGGGGCCACGAAGGCGGAGAAAGTGGCGTGAGCACGGTCGTCGCCTTCAATCCCGACAACCAAACCGGTGCCATTGTCCTCACCAATGCCGACGACGCCGACCTTCTTGGGGTTGTGGTGTCGGCTTACCGCTTGGCAATGAAGTTGTAA
- a CDS encoding Uma2 family endonuclease, whose amino-acid sequence MGDAAKKLLTTRAEFLAYLDSIEGKAEFLDGEIYDMAGGTAAHSLIATNITSELRGHLKGSGCRAYNSDLTYEIEADGAIVFPDASVICGDLQATQDRNDIFTNPTLIVEVLSASNWRYDRGGKLRKYMTIPSLKEYVIIEQLIPQVDVMTLTEDGGWRFATYQDMTDFVVLHSLGIQIPLTEIYLDVVFG is encoded by the coding sequence ATGGGAGATGCAGCAAAAAAATTGTTGACAACCAGAGCTGAGTTTCTGGCTTACTTGGACTCCATAGAGGGGAAGGCGGAATTTCTGGACGGCGAAATCTATGACATGGCAGGCGGAACGGCTGCCCATAGCTTGATTGCAACGAATATTACCAGCGAACTGCGCGGTCATTTGAAAGGTTCGGGCTGCCGGGCTTACAACAGTGACCTTACCTATGAGATCGAAGCTGATGGCGCGATTGTCTTTCCTGATGCTTCAGTGATTTGTGGTGACCTGCAGGCGACCCAAGACCGAAACGACATTTTCACCAATCCCACCTTGATCGTGGAAGTGCTATCCGCAAGCAATTGGCGTTACGACCGAGGTGGAAAGTTGCGGAAATACATGACCATTCCAAGCCTGAAAGAATACGTGATCATTGAACAGTTGATTCCGCAGGTGGATGTGATGACGCTCACTGAAGACGGTGGATGGCGGTTTGCGACCTATCAGGACATGACCGATTTCGTGGTTTTGCATTCCTTGGGCATTCAAATTCCGCTGACTGAGATTTATCTGGATGTTGTGTTTGGATGA
- the mraZ gene encoding division/cell wall cluster transcriptional repressor MraZ: protein MRPIYGEYECRLDSKGRFAFPSGLKRQLPDDQQKEFVLNRGLDDCLVLYPVKVWEAELRKIHSKNQYVAKNRAFARMFQSGALPVELDASNRVLIPKRLAAHAKINQDLIVVASFDRIEIWDKATYEEWLGSGQFDMETLSEEVMGNLPDTQDEG, encoded by the coding sequence ATGAGACCCATTTACGGGGAATATGAATGTCGATTGGACTCCAAGGGAAGGTTTGCCTTTCCCTCGGGGCTTAAGAGACAATTGCCTGACGATCAGCAAAAAGAGTTCGTTCTCAACCGTGGTTTGGACGACTGCCTCGTGCTTTATCCAGTGAAAGTCTGGGAAGCTGAGTTGCGGAAAATCCACTCCAAAAATCAGTACGTCGCCAAGAACAGGGCTTTTGCCCGGATGTTCCAAAGTGGCGCCCTCCCCGTGGAGCTCGATGCGAGCAACCGGGTACTGATCCCAAAGCGGTTGGCGGCACATGCGAAGATCAACCAGGACTTGATTGTCGTGGCTTCGTTTGACCGCATTGAAATCTGGGACAAGGCCACTTATGAAGAATGGCTCGGCAGCGGGCAATTTGACATGGAAACCTTGTCGGAAGAGGTGATGGGCAATCTCCCCGACACGCAAGATGAAGGCTGA
- the rsmH gene encoding 16S rRNA (cytosine(1402)-N(4))-methyltransferase RsmH, whose translation MKAEYHRPALLQETVDLLSVRPDGTYVDVTFGGGGHSAEILRRLGPNGKLFAFDKDPDAQQNLLQDPRFQLIDQDFRFIEKALNSKGITQVDGILGDLGVSSHQFDEGSRGFSFRFDARLDMRMDPSAAFDAVDLLNSYSEADLRQILKEWGDVQQAGKIAAAIVTARKNRRIETTGDMERVVGSVIAAQNLTKILTLVYQAIRIEVNGELDALEALLESGLRLLRPGGRMAIISYHSLEDRLTKQFFKTGNLKGEDQRDFFGRSLCPWKLVTKKAVVPSAQEERENPRSRSAKLRAAEKIEL comes from the coding sequence ATGAAGGCTGAGTACCACCGGCCGGCCCTCTTGCAGGAAACGGTTGATTTGCTCAGCGTAAGACCCGACGGCACATACGTCGATGTCACCTTTGGAGGTGGAGGCCATAGCGCCGAAATCCTCAGAAGGCTGGGCCCAAACGGCAAGTTGTTTGCCTTTGACAAGGACCCTGACGCGCAACAAAACCTCCTCCAAGACCCCCGGTTCCAATTGATCGATCAGGATTTCAGGTTCATTGAAAAGGCTTTGAATTCCAAGGGCATCACGCAAGTCGATGGCATTCTGGGCGATTTGGGGGTTTCCAGCCACCAATTCGACGAAGGTAGCCGCGGTTTCAGCTTCCGGTTTGATGCACGCCTCGACATGCGCATGGATCCGTCAGCGGCCTTTGACGCGGTCGACCTGCTCAACTCCTACTCCGAAGCCGATTTGCGGCAGATTTTGAAGGAGTGGGGCGATGTGCAGCAAGCGGGTAAGATCGCCGCCGCTATCGTCACGGCACGCAAAAACCGCCGCATCGAAACGACAGGCGACATGGAGCGGGTTGTAGGCAGCGTCATCGCCGCCCAAAACCTCACCAAGATCCTGACCCTGGTTTACCAGGCCATCCGGATCGAAGTGAACGGCGAGTTGGATGCTTTGGAAGCGTTGTTGGAGTCCGGTCTGCGGCTCTTGCGTCCCGGTGGACGCATGGCCATCATCAGTTACCACTCCCTTGAAGACAGGCTCACCAAGCAATTCTTCAAGACAGGCAACCTCAAAGGCGAAGACCAGCGCGACTTCTTCGGACGTTCGCTCTGCCCCTGGAAACTGGTCACAAAAAAGGCGGTCGTACCCTCGGCCCAGGAAGAAAGAGAAAACCCAAGGTCACGTAGCGCAAAGCTGCGGGCCGCGGAGAAAATAGAATTGTAG